The DNA segment TACAGTCCATCACCCTCCTCGAGATTGGGAATGTACTCGCCTTCGTCGGTGATGTCTTTCAACTGCTGATCACTGTCCGGCGCGGTGATCGACTGATTTTCGTGTAACACGACCGTGTAACTCGCGGTGACCGCTGTGCTCGAGGGAGCCCCCTCGTCGACCAGACTGATCGACTCGCGCTCGCCATCTTCGTTCGCTAGGTAGTACAGTTCCACGTTGTAGTTCTGCCCGGCCTCGAGGTTCCCGTTCAAAATCTCCCCGAGCGTCGAGGCGTTCTGGCCGAGCTGTGAGCTATTCCCGAAGTCAGACGCGGTGTAGGCACCCTGGCCGCCGTCGGATTCGTTGTGGAACGACTGGAACTCGCCTTCTTCGACATCGACGAAACGAACGAGTTCGGACAGATTGCCGTCCTGCTGGGCGACGATTAGCGCATCTTGCACCTGCTGTTGGACCTGTGCCTGTGCCGTTCGGTCGACCGCACCGCCCGACGACGGCGTGATGACGACCGACTGGACGGCAAACAGGACGGCGATCAACAGGATGAACGCGGCGGTAAAGCCCTCGAGGGTAAACGCCTGCCCCCGTTCGTCTCGTGTGGGTGGTTCGTGTCGTCGCATGGTTACCACACCCGTACCGTTAGTCGACAGGCTGGGTCACACTCGAGGCCTAGTTCGGAGGGGTCATCGAGCGTGATTACCCGCGTCGCCGTTCCCGATGGCTGGTCCCGGTACTCCGATCCGAACGCGTACGAATGGTTACCATCGAACGATTCGATCGTGACGTTGACCCGATCTATCGGCGTTCCGTCCAGTGATTGGCGAATGCCGAATTCGTCTATCGAGGAATCGTTACGTTCGTCGAGCATCGTCGCGTTCAGTTCGTTGGCCGTGTCCGTCGAGTAGTTCGCCACGATGTCGGTCGCGATCCGGTCTGCCTGCGCTGAGTCGGGTGCCGTCGAGGCCGAAAACGGCGTTATCAACGTCGGGACGTACGAGAAAACGAAGGCGACCGCGAGCAGGAAAATACCGATGCCGACGGCGAAATCCTGGGTGGTCTGCCCTCTCGAGCCGAGCGAAACCGACACCGTCCGGGGTCTTCGTCCTCGATTCATCTCAGGCCACCAGTGCCCAGCTTACGAGCGCGATCGTCGTGAGGACGAGTACGTATTTCAGGCCACTCAACAGGTCCGCATCCCGGATATACCCGCTGATGAACCCCGAGAGGATCGCCTGGAGCGTCACGGCGTGGAAGAACAGAAGCGAGAGCACGTTGATGTCGATATTCTCGCTGAAGTCTGCATCAGCCAACTGGCTCGCCGCCGCCCCGCCGGCATCGACGTCGGCACCCGTATCGAGGTCGGCCATCGTGCCGATAAACTGCGTCTGGAGGATGGCGATGACGGCGAGCAACGTCATGAACGTCATGATGATGATGACGACTTGCATCCGCGTCCGTGACTTCCGTTCGCGTTCGATGTCGTCGTGGTTCTCGCTCGAGCGAGCAGCCGTCCGTAACACGTCCGAAATCTGGTTCGAGGCCTCCTGTGCTTTCGTGACGAGTTTGACCGTCCGGGCCATCCGCGGGATGTGATACTTGTTGTTGAACTCGACCAGAGCCTCGGAGAGGCTCATTCCGTAGTTGACTTTCGTGTGCATCATCTCGAGTTCGCGGGCGAGTTTGCCGGAGGTCGTCTCGGCGACGGACTGAAACGACTCGAGAAGCGTGAGTCCGGTTTCGTTCGCACTGGCTAGCTTTCGAAGGTCCTCGGAGAGCGTTTTGACGACAGCGTTTCTGGTATGGACGTTCCACTCCCGAAATACCGAGAGGGGAATAGCGATCATATACAGGGGTACGTAAACGTAGATGAACGTCCCCCAGACGGGGTTCTGTTGCATTCCCGACCAGGAGGTCGGTGCCGAGCCGTTCACCATCGCCGTGGCGACGACCACGAGCGCGGCCGGGACGGTTAGTGCGAGCGTTAACAGCGGATTATCGCGGAAGAAGATGTGCGGCCGTCGCAACACCTCGATCGTCTCGTATGTCCCTTCTCGGTTTTTGATCCGGTCGAAGACTTTGTGCTTGCCCGTGTACTGTTCGACCAACCCGAGATTGAGCAATCCCTGCTGGCGTGCGCTTTCGATCCGTTTATCGCTTTTATTCAACGTGAGATAGCCATCCCCTGGCTCGTCGTGTTTGACCGTCGAGACCAGAACGATAAACCCGACTCCAGTGAGCGGTATCAGTCCGTAGACGGCCAGATACAGGAGTTCGTCGGCAACCTCGGCGTCCGGAACCATCTGCATAATGACCATAATAATGATCAAAAGCAAGGGGAAAAGCGAGAGCGTCATGTACATCTCGCCGAACAGCTCGAGGGTCTCGAGGGTGAGCTCCTGTTCCTGTTTGGCCGTCCGCATGTGCTTTTCTTTCTTGTCTTCGAGGAAGCTCTCCATGTCACCACCGCTGTTGACGATGGAGAGCATGTCAGTCAGAAACTGTGAGAGTTCGTCACTCGGCGTCTCGATGGCCTGGTTTCGGATCGCCGTTTTGTAGTCGACGTCGAAGTACTCCGTTTCCTGGACGATGCTCTGGAACTCCTTTGCGACTTCTCCGTAGGTGTCGTCGGCTTCGGCCATCGCCTCGAGAATCTCGAGTTGG comes from the Natronosalvus amylolyticus genome and includes:
- a CDS encoding DUF7288 family protein — encoded protein: MRRHEPPTRDERGQAFTLEGFTAAFILLIAVLFAVQSVVITPSSGGAVDRTAQAQVQQQVQDALIVAQQDGNLSELVRFVDVEEGEFQSFHNESDGGQGAYTASDFGNSSQLGQNASTLGEILNGNLEAGQNYNVELYYLANEDGERESISLVDEGAPSSTAVTASYTVVLHENQSITAPDSDQQLKDITDEGEYIPNLEEGDGLYNVVEIRVTVW
- a CDS encoding DUF7287 family protein encodes the protein MNRGRRPRTVSVSLGSRGQTTQDFAVGIGIFLLAVAFVFSYVPTLITPFSASTAPDSAQADRIATDIVANYSTDTANELNATMLDERNDSSIDEFGIRQSLDGTPIDRVNVTIESFDGNHSYAFGSEYRDQPSGTATRVITLDDPSELGLECDPACRLTVRVW
- a CDS encoding type II secretion system F family protein, with the translated sequence MSLQTGGSGDQGGVTTSSDFLGDAFYPLYERLFSEDGQFVKDIELKLAQARMTDTVEMYLSRSLGIGCITGLFLWLIGLMLGYGLFATGVIQVDTILGFPVQSQAVLEFIELTRIPALVLATGLFFGSLGFAFGFGTLVAIPYSRASARKREINMLLTDSVSFMYALSVGGMNQLEILEAMAEADDTYGEVAKEFQSIVQETEYFDVDYKTAIRNQAIETPSDELSQFLTDMLSIVNSGGDMESFLEDKKEKHMRTAKQEQELTLETLELFGEMYMTLSLFPLLLIIIMVIMQMVPDAEVADELLYLAVYGLIPLTGVGFIVLVSTVKHDEPGDGYLTLNKSDKRIESARQQGLLNLGLVEQYTGKHKVFDRIKNREGTYETIEVLRRPHIFFRDNPLLTLALTVPAALVVVATAMVNGSAPTSWSGMQQNPVWGTFIYVYVPLYMIAIPLSVFREWNVHTRNAVVKTLSEDLRKLASANETGLTLLESFQSVAETTSGKLARELEMMHTKVNYGMSLSEALVEFNNKYHIPRMARTVKLVTKAQEASNQISDVLRTAARSSENHDDIERERKSRTRMQVVIIIMTFMTLLAVIAILQTQFIGTMADLDTGADVDAGGAAASQLADADFSENIDINVLSLLFFHAVTLQAILSGFISGYIRDADLLSGLKYVLVLTTIALVSWALVA